One Peribacillus simplex NBRC 15720 = DSM 1321 genomic region harbors:
- the gerD gene encoding spore germination lipoprotein GerD — MRVGVALLFTSFLLVCSGCAQNGTGAEKMEYEETKKMVVDILKTDDGKKAIQDIIADDKTKAELIMDSDVIKKSIEDMVTSDKGKEFWKKTFNDPEFASAYAKALEDEHKKVLKDLTADPQYRGMLMEIMKEPDMEKEMNKLLKTKEMRAVYKELIIETMESPLVQAKMQERLDKAATKAVEKENKEKKEKE, encoded by the coding sequence ATGAGAGTGGGAGTTGCTTTGCTTTTCACGTCATTCTTACTCGTTTGTTCCGGTTGTGCACAAAATGGAACAGGCGCAGAAAAAATGGAGTATGAAGAGACAAAGAAAATGGTCGTTGATATCTTGAAGACAGATGATGGAAAAAAAGCCATACAGGATATCATTGCTGATGATAAAACGAAAGCTGAACTTATTATGGATTCCGATGTCATTAAGAAATCCATTGAAGATATGGTCACTTCCGATAAAGGGAAGGAATTTTGGAAAAAGACATTTAATGATCCTGAATTTGCCTCCGCTTATGCTAAAGCATTAGAAGATGAACATAAAAAGGTATTGAAGGACTTAACTGCTGATCCTCAGTATCGTGGAATGCTCATGGAAATAATGAAAGAACCGGATATGGAAAAAGAAATGAATAAATTATTAAAAACCAAGGAAATGCGGGCCGTCTATAAAGAGCTGATCATCGAAACAATGGAGAGTCCTCTCGTTCAAGCGAAAATGCAAGAGAGATTGGATAAAGCAGCCACTAAAGCGGTAGAGAAGGAAAACAAGGAGAAAAAGGAAAAAGAATAA
- the sigW gene encoding RNA polymerase sigma factor SigW, protein MDALIKERINQVLKGDHNAFGEIVEIYKDKVFQICFRMLGNRQEAEDLAQEAFVRAYVNIRSFNIQMKFSTWLYRIATNLCIDRLRKKKPDYYLDAEVAGTEGLNMYSQIASDMAKPEEEVESLELQETIQVEIMKLPEKYRSVIVLKYIEELSLKEISEILDLPVGTVKTRIHRGREALRKQLRHL, encoded by the coding sequence ATGGATGCACTCATTAAAGAGAGAATTAATCAAGTATTAAAGGGAGACCATAATGCATTTGGGGAAATTGTCGAAATTTACAAGGACAAAGTATTCCAAATATGTTTTAGGATGCTCGGAAACAGGCAAGAAGCAGAAGATTTGGCACAAGAGGCCTTTGTAAGGGCCTACGTGAATATTCGAAGTTTTAATATACAAATGAAATTTTCTACATGGTTATATCGGATTGCGACCAATCTTTGTATTGACCGGCTTCGGAAGAAAAAACCGGATTACTATTTAGATGCAGAGGTGGCAGGAACAGAGGGATTGAATATGTATTCCCAAATTGCATCGGATATGGCGAAACCTGAGGAAGAGGTTGAATCTTTAGAACTACAGGAAACCATTCAAGTGGAAATAATGAAATTGCCCGAGAAATACCGATCGGTAATCGTATTGAAGTATATTGAAGAGTTATCTTTAAAGGAAATCAGTGAGATACTCGATTTGCCGGTCGGTACGGTTAAGACGAGGATACATCGCGGTCGGGAAGCCTTGCGTAAACAACTACGCCATTTATAA
- the cwlD gene encoding N-acetylmuramoyl-L-alanine amidase CwlD, translating into MRRKLKYTGIAMGLFVLFLIVTFKFVEDDSWDSWNLPLAGKVIILDAGHGGMDGGANVQEVMEKEIALSVSLKVRDYLQEQGALVIMTREKDEDLAQGNTKGIRQRKQEDLRNRVEMINDSEADLFLSIHLNSFPSASSKGAQTFYTSRFEENEQVAKFIQTEIIRNLENTKRDAKTINNVYLMNNAKKPGALVEIGFLSNSEERERLISDKYQEKVASSIYMGILRYFTEEKLSDEE; encoded by the coding sequence ATGCGCAGAAAGCTGAAATATACAGGAATCGCTATGGGATTGTTTGTCCTTTTTTTAATTGTGACTTTTAAATTTGTTGAAGATGATTCATGGGACTCCTGGAACCTTCCGTTGGCAGGTAAGGTCATCATTCTGGATGCAGGTCACGGAGGAATGGATGGCGGGGCAAATGTACAAGAGGTAATGGAAAAGGAAATTGCCCTTTCCGTTTCATTAAAGGTCAGGGACTATTTACAGGAACAGGGTGCCCTTGTCATCATGACCCGTGAGAAGGATGAGGATTTGGCACAGGGAAATACAAAGGGGATCCGCCAGCGAAAACAGGAGGACTTACGGAATCGGGTTGAAATGATCAATGATTCGGAAGCGGACTTATTCTTAAGCATTCATTTGAACTCTTTTCCATCAGCTTCATCGAAAGGTGCACAGACTTTTTATACAAGCAGGTTCGAGGAAAATGAACAGGTGGCAAAATTCATTCAGACTGAAATCATTAGAAACCTGGAAAATACAAAGCGTGATGCAAAAACGATTAATAATGTGTATTTGATGAATAATGCTAAGAAACCTGGAGCACTTGTGGAAATTGGCTTTCTTTCCAATTCTGAGGAAAGGGAACGCCTTATCAGTGATAAGTATCAAGAAAAGGTTGCCAGTTCGATATATATGGGTATTTTACGGTACTTTACAGAGGAAAAACTATCTGATGAAGAGTGA
- a CDS encoding Mrp/NBP35 family ATP-binding protein, giving the protein MLTEEKVLNLLKDLKDPFLHKNLEETNGIIEIKIKPEKNHVSVKLAIAKTGSAEQMQMQSEVVDLLKTNGAESVGIRFTELSEEELAKHRESIPQDEADQGLLGPNSKTQFIAIASGKGGVGKSTISVNFATSLARLGKKVGLVDADIYGFSVPDMMGITKRPVVRGEKIIPVERFGVQVISMGFFVEDNAPIIWRGPMLGKMLNSFFNEVEWGDLDYLVLDLPPGTGDVALDVHTMLPSCKEIIVTTPHPTAAFVAARAGAMAIKTEHEVIGVIENMSFFESKTTGEKEYVFGKGGGAKLAEELRTEVLGQLPLQQPDWNEEDFAPSIYAADHRLGRIYEDIAKKVIEKLQ; this is encoded by the coding sequence TTGTTAACAGAAGAGAAAGTGCTGAATTTATTAAAGGATCTTAAAGACCCTTTTCTACATAAAAACCTTGAAGAGACAAATGGAATTATAGAAATCAAAATAAAACCTGAAAAGAATCATGTAAGCGTTAAACTTGCGATTGCGAAAACGGGGTCTGCCGAACAAATGCAAATGCAATCGGAAGTTGTGGACTTGCTGAAAACGAACGGAGCGGAATCGGTAGGCATTCGTTTCACGGAACTTTCAGAAGAGGAGTTAGCTAAGCATCGTGAAAGCATTCCTCAGGATGAAGCGGACCAAGGTTTGCTTGGGCCTAACAGCAAGACACAATTCATCGCGATCGCCAGTGGTAAAGGCGGAGTGGGAAAATCTACGATTTCAGTTAATTTCGCTACTTCACTTGCTCGTTTGGGTAAAAAGGTCGGACTGGTTGATGCCGATATTTATGGATTCAGCGTACCTGATATGATGGGGATAACAAAAAGACCGGTTGTTCGCGGGGAAAAAATCATTCCTGTAGAACGCTTTGGCGTCCAAGTTATCTCCATGGGCTTTTTTGTAGAGGATAACGCGCCGATCATCTGGAGAGGACCGATGCTGGGTAAAATGCTTAACAGTTTCTTTAATGAAGTGGAATGGGGAGATTTGGACTATTTGGTCCTTGACTTACCGCCGGGTACAGGCGATGTTGCTTTGGACGTTCATACGATGCTCCCTTCATGTAAAGAAATCATCGTTACGACACCGCATCCGACTGCAGCCTTCGTTGCTGCAAGAGCTGGTGCCATGGCCATCAAGACTGAACACGAAGTCATTGGTGTCATAGAGAATATGTCATTCTTCGAAAGTAAAACGACTGGTGAAAAAGAATATGTATTCGGAAAAGGTGGCGGCGCGAAGCTGGCAGAAGAGCTTCGGACAGAAGTTTTAGGTCAACTTCCCCTGCAACAGCCAGATTGGAATGAAGAGGACTTTGCTCCATCGATTTACGCAGCGGACCATAGACTTGGCAGGATTTACGAGGACATTGCTAAAAAGGTCATTGAAAAACTACAATAA
- the pdaB gene encoding polysaccharide deacetylase family sporulation protein PdaB has protein sequence MKFFMVLRAKNIKYYSLILLTALFTAWFLFVQNILHAPVFSTEDGPKAVYKGEKNVAITFNIGWGDEKAAPIIETLKKEKIKSATFFLSGSWAERHPDIVAEIVKEGYEIGILGYDYKDYSEMEDQEIIRDISKAQEAFKKLNVKNIELLRAPTGHFDKRLLKISEKFGYTVVHWSIDSKDWTNPGVERIVQNITKAQKGDIILLHASDSAKQTNKALPELISELRSKSLNFVNVSEMISNSSASSEEIR, from the coding sequence ATGAAATTTTTCATGGTGCTTCGAGCCAAGAACATCAAATATTATTCGTTAATTTTACTTACGGCACTTTTTACCGCTTGGTTCCTTTTTGTACAAAACATTCTTCATGCCCCCGTTTTTTCTACAGAGGATGGGCCGAAAGCGGTTTATAAAGGGGAAAAGAATGTTGCGATCACGTTCAATATTGGCTGGGGTGATGAGAAAGCCGCTCCGATAATAGAGACATTAAAAAAGGAAAAGATTAAATCCGCCACTTTTTTCCTTTCGGGATCTTGGGCTGAACGTCATCCGGATATAGTAGCCGAAATTGTGAAAGAAGGATATGAAATCGGCATCCTTGGTTACGATTATAAGGATTATTCCGAAATGGAAGATCAAGAAATCATCCGGGATATTTCTAAAGCCCAGGAAGCATTTAAAAAGCTTAACGTAAAGAATATAGAACTTTTACGCGCTCCCACCGGTCACTTTGATAAACGCCTCTTAAAGATCAGCGAGAAATTCGGATACACCGTTGTCCATTGGAGCATCGATTCAAAGGATTGGACCAATCCGGGTGTGGAACGGATCGTTCAGAACATCACCAAGGCCCAAAAGGGTGATATCATCTTATTACATGCTTCAGACTCAGCAAAACAAACGAATAAGGCATTGCCAGAGTTAATAAGTGAACTTCGATCAAAAAGTTTAAACTTCGTTAACGTTTCAGAAATGATTTCCAATTCATCAGCAAGCAGTGAGGAAATCCGCTGA
- the rocF gene encoding arginase, with product MSIQKISVIGLPMDLGQARRGVDMGPSAIRCAEIVERLEKLNIEVEDLGDIIVGRPENADEPGTNLKNLQLVAEGNTQLATRVDEIIEGGSFPLVLGGDHSIAIGTLAGVAKHYESLGVIWYDAHGDLNTEDTSPSGNIHGMPLAVSIGVGHPDLINIHGFAPKVKPENIVIIGARSLDEGEKELIREKGIKVFTMHEIDRLGMTRVMEECIDYLRERTDGVHLSLDLDGVDPADAPGVGTPVIGGISYRESHLAMEMLAESNLITSAEFVEVNPILDERNKTAIVAVALMGSLFGEKLL from the coding sequence ATGTCTATTCAGAAAATTTCCGTCATCGGATTGCCTATGGACCTCGGTCAAGCAAGGCGAGGGGTGGATATGGGACCTAGTGCCATTCGCTGCGCAGAGATTGTCGAGCGTCTTGAAAAGTTGAATATAGAAGTAGAGGATTTAGGAGATATAATTGTAGGGCGTCCTGAAAATGCAGATGAGCCTGGGACAAATCTAAAAAACTTACAGCTTGTTGCAGAAGGGAACACCCAGTTAGCTACAAGAGTTGATGAAATAATAGAAGGAGGTTCCTTTCCGCTTGTATTGGGAGGTGACCATTCAATAGCTATAGGTACACTGGCAGGAGTCGCAAAGCACTATGAAAGTTTAGGTGTGATTTGGTACGACGCACATGGGGATTTAAATACGGAAGATACTTCACCATCAGGGAATATACACGGAATGCCCCTAGCTGTCAGTATTGGGGTTGGACATCCGGACCTAATCAATATCCATGGTTTTGCTCCAAAAGTGAAACCGGAAAACATCGTAATAATTGGAGCAAGGTCATTGGACGAAGGAGAAAAAGAACTTATCCGTGAGAAAGGGATTAAAGTATTCACGATGCATGAGATCGACCGTTTGGGAATGACGCGGGTCATGGAAGAATGTATTGATTATTTAAGGGAAAGAACGGATGGAGTCCACCTTTCATTGGATTTGGATGGAGTTGATCCAGCAGATGCACCCGGAGTGGGGACACCGGTGATTGGTGGTATAAGTTATCGGGAAAGTCATTTGGCCATGGAAATGCTTGCGGAATCCAACTTGATTACATCCGCTGAATTCGTTGAAGTGAATCCCATTTTAGATGAGCGAAATAAAACGGCGATCGTTGCCGTGGCCCTAATGGGTTCGCTATTTGGAGAAAAGTTATTATAA
- the cdaA gene encoding diadenylate cyclase CdaA yields the protein MSLTNLTVWDYVVNFIDILLVWFVIYKLLTIIRGTKAIQLLKGIFVIVIVKSLSNLFGFNTLGWLMAQVMNWGVLAILVIFQPELRRALEQLGRGKLFARGTVPEENQQERLVEEILKASTYMAKRRIGALITIEKGTELGDYVETGIPLKSYISSELLINIFIPNTPLHDGAVILQNNQVAAAACYLPLSESPFISKELGTRHRAAIGMSEVTDSLTIVVSEETGGISVTKNGELYRDLNQESFRAMLTSELVVENIKSTSSSIFNWRGKKNG from the coding sequence ATGTCTTTAACCAATTTGACTGTTTGGGACTATGTAGTAAATTTCATTGATATTCTCCTTGTATGGTTTGTGATATATAAATTGTTAACTATTATTCGAGGCACGAAGGCTATTCAGCTGCTAAAAGGAATTTTTGTAATTGTCATTGTAAAAAGCTTAAGCAACCTGTTTGGTTTCAATACACTCGGATGGTTAATGGCACAAGTCATGAATTGGGGAGTATTGGCGATTCTCGTCATTTTTCAACCTGAACTGAGAAGGGCACTTGAACAATTAGGACGCGGGAAGCTCTTTGCAAGGGGCACCGTTCCAGAAGAGAATCAGCAAGAGCGTTTAGTCGAAGAAATCCTAAAGGCGTCCACTTATATGGCAAAAAGGCGGATTGGGGCCTTGATTACGATAGAGAAGGGTACGGAGCTGGGGGATTATGTTGAAACGGGGATACCCCTAAAATCCTATATTTCTTCAGAACTGCTCATTAATATCTTCATCCCTAATACGCCGCTCCATGATGGCGCAGTTATTTTACAAAATAACCAGGTGGCGGCTGCAGCTTGCTACTTGCCATTATCAGAGAGTCCATTCATATCAAAGGAGCTAGGCACACGGCATAGGGCAGCCATAGGCATGAGTGAAGTTACGGATAGTCTTACGATTGTCGTTTCAGAAGAAACGGGAGGGATATCCGTCACTAAAAACGGGGAACTTTACCGGGATTTGAATCAAGAATCATTTAGGGCCATGCTTACAAGTGAACTGGTAGTGGAAAACATCAAATCAACTTCCTCAAGCATCTTTAACTGGAGGGGGAAAAAGAATGGATAA
- a CDS encoding TetR/AcrR family transcriptional regulator — MSISKKEDPRTIRSREMFKNAVIALLCEDPAISNLTVQKIAAKAGLNRTTFYLHYQDIQDLLKQITDEILNELSDKIVALIHAKDLSEKQQLTQLLDYLYIHRNYLLILFKTNQFEDQLFSLLKQLVEIRRKNTKKDLPADYVDIDIKTASLVGIIIWWLRNGLHFSSDYIANQIYLMYRVQ; from the coding sequence ATGTCTATATCTAAAAAAGAAGATCCTCGTACAATTCGGTCAAGGGAAATGTTTAAAAATGCGGTCATTGCTCTCTTATGCGAGGATCCCGCAATTTCAAATTTAACGGTTCAGAAAATCGCAGCCAAAGCAGGATTAAATCGGACAACATTCTACTTACATTATCAAGATATTCAAGATTTACTAAAGCAAATCACCGATGAGATTTTAAATGAGCTTTCTGATAAAATTGTTGCTTTAATACATGCAAAAGATTTATCAGAAAAACAACAGCTAACACAATTGCTTGATTATTTATATATCCATCGAAATTATTTACTTATTTTATTTAAAACGAATCAGTTCGAGGACCAATTGTTTTCATTATTAAAGCAATTAGTAGAAATAAGAAGGAAGAATACCAAGAAGGATTTACCTGCTGATTATGTTGACATTGATATTAAAACTGCCTCATTGGTAGGCATTATAATATGGTGGTTAAGAAATGGGCTTCATTTTAGTTCAGATTATATTGCCAATCAAATTTATTTGATGTACAGAGTGCAATGA
- a CDS encoding KinB-signaling pathway activation protein yields MNSRNLVKLFLTTLLIGGVTGGVVGFLARWSEFKPYFSSFEVSAILSTFIWLFGVGLIFSVISQAGFFAYLTIHRFGLGIFKSASLWNAVQLVLILFVVFDLVYLRYLSFGSGEGISSYIVLALVVLAAGLVTAYFKMKQTNKQSFIPALFFMVVVTVLEWIPVLSANDESWLYFMLFPLLVCNAYQLLVLSKLIERSQKELASKRGRKQTPAKGKMKAGELGKGS; encoded by the coding sequence ATGAACAGCCGTAATTTAGTTAAATTGTTTTTAACAACATTGCTTATAGGTGGCGTAACCGGCGGAGTTGTAGGGTTCTTGGCTCGATGGAGTGAGTTTAAGCCTTATTTTTCTTCTTTTGAAGTCAGTGCCATCCTATCAACTTTTATTTGGTTATTCGGTGTTGGATTAATTTTCAGTGTCATAAGCCAAGCCGGCTTTTTTGCCTATTTAACGATACATCGTTTTGGTCTAGGGATATTTAAAAGCGCTTCCTTATGGAATGCCGTTCAGCTTGTACTCATTCTTTTTGTTGTATTCGATCTTGTTTACCTGCGATATCTTAGCTTTGGTTCAGGCGAGGGGATAAGTTCCTACATCGTGTTAGCATTGGTTGTATTGGCCGCAGGGCTTGTTACAGCTTATTTCAAAATGAAACAAACGAATAAACAGTCGTTTATACCGGCCTTATTTTTCATGGTCGTGGTCACGGTTTTGGAGTGGATACCTGTCCTAAGTGCCAATGATGAAAGCTGGCTTTACTTCATGCTGTTTCCGTTGCTAGTCTGCAATGCTTATCAATTATTGGTCCTGAGCAAATTGATTGAACGGTCACAAAAGGAATTGGCCAGTAAAAGAGGGCGTAAGCAAACTCCAGCAAAGGGCAAGATGAAGGCCGGTGAATTAGGTAAAGGCAGCTAG
- a CDS encoding ECF transporter S component, with amino-acid sequence MNSTYSPIETTKTKALVINALFIALTLVATMFINIKLPIMGNGGLIHLGNVPLFIAALVYGKKTGAIAGAFGMAFFDLFSGWAAWAPFTFVIVGAMGFLAGLISEKVPGKRELVYTIAVAVALIIKIVGYYFVEVILYGNWIQPFGSIPGNVMQVVIAGIIVVPLAGRLKKRAGQI; translated from the coding sequence ATGAATTCAACATACTCACCGATTGAAACAACTAAAACAAAAGCCTTGGTCATCAATGCGCTATTCATTGCATTAACCCTTGTAGCGACAATGTTCATCAACATCAAGCTCCCAATAATGGGTAACGGAGGCCTAATCCATCTGGGTAACGTTCCCCTTTTTATAGCAGCTTTGGTATATGGCAAAAAAACAGGAGCGATAGCAGGCGCCTTCGGTATGGCCTTCTTCGATCTTTTCTCTGGTTGGGCAGCATGGGCACCGTTTACATTCGTCATCGTGGGAGCTATGGGCTTTCTAGCCGGCCTTATATCCGAAAAGGTACCGGGCAAAAGAGAATTAGTATACACTATCGCCGTTGCCGTTGCATTGATTATAAAAATCGTCGGCTACTATTTTGTTGAAGTTATTCTTTATGGTAACTGGATACAGCCATTTGGCTCCATCCCCGGAAACGTAATGCAGGTCGTGATAGCCGGTATAATTGTAGTGCCGCTTGCTGGACGATTAAAGAAAAGAGCTGGACAGATATAA
- a CDS encoding aspartyl-phosphate phosphatase Spo0E family protein produces the protein MTAEQILDHIEQYRQKMMFLASRSSMVDNEVVEVSSKLDSLIIQYIHLTKNGDLTDSRALK, from the coding sequence ATGACTGCAGAACAAATTTTAGACCATATTGAACAATACAGACAAAAAATGATGTTTTTGGCTTCCCGTTCTTCGATGGTGGATAATGAAGTTGTTGAAGTTAGCAGCAAACTGGATTCTTTAATCATCCAATACATCCATTTAACTAAAAATGGAGATCTTACAGACAGTCGTGCTCTTAAGTGA
- a CDS encoding YbbR-like domain-containing protein produces MDKFTNSAWFMRIVAFALAALLFISINFEMESDKKSLGLSTAPEISTETIENVPVEVYYDRENLVVSGVPETVDVTLKGAKSLLINAKNQRDFKVYVDLSDPAISMGDRTVTFKISELNEKLVATIDPEYAEVNVQERVTKEFSVEAEYNSSLLEEGYTAGQPTVNPKTVKITGAKDAIEQISYVKANLEISKGLNETVNSKATVKALDRDLNKLDVTIEPSSVAVSLEVSIPSKTVSIAPKQTGKAKDGIRITSISVDPNEVTLFGSETSLEKIDGINLPVNISKIDGDTELELDLNKPESVQKMSLGKAKVKIRTEKVDVDEDEENSEPVVEEEEPETEQKQEEQVVEEEAEEDEPAAIESKTFNNIQIVPVGIQDDQNAELESDVTSITLLGEADDLKKITKDDINLTVDVSNLDEGTHDVDVAVTVPEGVEWELDSKTVSVTITQKDEET; encoded by the coding sequence ATGGATAAATTCACCAATAGCGCTTGGTTTATGAGAATCGTAGCTTTTGCCTTGGCAGCACTTTTGTTCATTTCCATTAACTTTGAGATGGAGTCGGATAAAAAATCCCTTGGTTTATCGACAGCCCCTGAAATCAGTACGGAGACCATTGAAAATGTACCGGTTGAAGTGTACTATGACCGTGAGAATCTAGTGGTGAGCGGAGTACCGGAGACGGTTGATGTTACTCTAAAGGGAGCAAAAAGCCTATTGATAAATGCGAAAAATCAAAGGGACTTTAAAGTGTATGTAGACCTTTCTGATCCTGCAATCTCAATGGGGGACAGAACCGTCACATTTAAAATAAGTGAGTTGAATGAAAAGTTAGTGGCGACGATCGATCCGGAATATGCGGAAGTCAACGTTCAGGAACGGGTGACGAAGGAATTCTCCGTTGAAGCCGAGTATAATAGCTCTTTACTTGAAGAGGGATATACCGCTGGTCAGCCAACAGTCAACCCGAAAACTGTCAAAATAACGGGTGCTAAAGATGCGATTGAACAAATTTCCTATGTAAAGGCAAACCTTGAAATAAGTAAGGGACTTAACGAAACGGTGAACAGCAAGGCAACCGTTAAAGCCCTGGACAGGGACTTGAATAAGCTGGATGTGACGATCGAGCCATCTTCTGTTGCAGTTTCCTTAGAAGTGAGCATACCTTCCAAGACGGTGTCGATAGCACCGAAGCAAACTGGTAAGGCAAAGGATGGCATCAGGATCACGAGTATAAGTGTAGATCCAAATGAGGTCACCTTATTTGGTTCGGAAACGAGCCTGGAGAAAATAGATGGAATAAATCTTCCTGTAAATATCTCGAAAATTGATGGTGATACAGAACTGGAACTCGATCTTAATAAACCGGAAAGTGTACAAAAAATGTCCTTGGGTAAGGCAAAGGTCAAGATTCGCACAGAGAAAGTTGATGTAGATGAAGATGAAGAGAATTCAGAGCCAGTCGTAGAAGAGGAAGAACCGGAAACTGAACAAAAACAAGAAGAACAAGTAGTCGAAGAAGAAGCAGAAGAAGATGAACCGGCTGCCATTGAGTCTAAAACTTTCAACAATATACAAATAGTGCCTGTGGGCATACAGGATGACCAAAATGCCGAATTGGAATCCGATGTAACAAGTATCACTTTGCTTGGTGAGGCGGATGATTTGAAGAAAATAACTAAAGACGACATTAACCTTACAGTAGATGTGAGTAATTTAGATGAAGGTACGCATGATGTGGATGTGGCGGTAACAGTGCCTGAGGGAGTGGAATGGGAACTGGATTCTAAAACGGTTTCGGTCACCATCACACAAAAAGACGAAGAGACATGA
- a CDS encoding DUF2521 family protein: MAVILGLQEMQRERQLKFERRLLRELSIEDMKGRIQRYFGQDLMDVLEEGYFDVAIEAYLLGANYSKFGYYGESEEDVRSRSWKEEKFLVDTLFNFILYWREVTVNNAFDEGLFYCCEGFVGDWWLDGFKTGEKRYKMKLH, translated from the coding sequence ATGGCTGTGATATTAGGTTTACAGGAGATGCAAAGGGAAAGGCAATTGAAGTTCGAACGTAGATTGCTCAGGGAACTTTCCATCGAGGATATGAAGGGAAGGATTCAGCGTTACTTCGGACAGGATTTGATGGATGTTTTGGAGGAAGGCTACTTTGATGTTGCTATCGAGGCTTATTTATTAGGAGCGAACTATAGTAAGTTTGGCTATTATGGTGAGTCGGAAGAAGATGTAAGGTCCAGGAGCTGGAAGGAAGAGAAGTTTTTGGTCGATACTCTTTTTAACTTTATTTTATATTGGCGGGAAGTTACAGTGAATAACGCTTTCGATGAAGGTTTGTTTTATTGCTGTGAAGGGTTTGTGGGGGATTGGTGGCTGGACGGCTTTAAGACTGGAGAAAAACGATATAAAATGAAACTGCATTAA
- a CDS encoding anti-sigma factor family protein: protein MNCHEEIIEYMHDYLDEDIKPEHKEVLREHLHNCAECRDYFHEMKKAVALVQSTSHIKAPDDFTAKVMAQLPKETKTTGAKRWFKSHPFMTAAAMFIILMTGSVFSTYNQDEHFSVSKQPNLVVEGETVIVPEGETIKGNVVVQNGNIQIDGEVEGDVTVINGHKYMSKAGNVTGSIHVIDQAFEWMWYKVKDTATSLVPAKEEKKE, encoded by the coding sequence ATGAACTGCCATGAGGAAATCATTGAATATATGCATGATTATTTAGATGAGGACATCAAACCGGAGCATAAAGAAGTTTTACGGGAGCACTTGCATAACTGTGCTGAATGCCGGGATTACTTTCATGAAATGAAAAAGGCGGTCGCTCTTGTACAAAGTACTTCCCATATAAAGGCCCCGGATGACTTTACAGCAAAGGTTATGGCTCAATTGCCAAAGGAAACGAAAACAACAGGTGCCAAACGTTGGTTCAAAAGCCATCCCTTCATGACAGCGGCAGCGATGTTCATCATATTGATGACAGGATCTGTTTTTTCCACTTATAATCAGGACGAACATTTTTCAGTATCAAAGCAGCCTAACTTAGTGGTCGAAGGTGAAACGGTGATTGTTCCTGAGGGTGAGACAATCAAGGGAAATGTGGTAGTTCAAAATGGTAACATTCAAATAGATGGTGAAGTAGAGGGAGATGTGACAGTCATAAATGGGCATAAATATATGTCTAAGGCAGGGAATGTGACTGGGAGCATCCATGTTATTGACCAAGCCTTTGAGTGGATGTGGTATAAAGTAAAGGACACTGCAACCTCGTTGGTTCCTGCTAAAGAGGAGAAAAAGGAATAA